One genomic region from Bacillota bacterium encodes:
- a CDS encoding transketolase C-terminal domain-containing protein — MEKVPNRKSFTDTLLELAKKDRNIIAVATDSRGSVTLGDFADQLPRQFVECGIAEQDAVGISAGLATCGKKPYVCAPASFLSTRSLDQIKVDVAYSHTNVKVIGISGGISYGALGMSHHSLQDIAVMRAIPGITIILPSDKFQTREMTKALVDFDGPVYVRMGRGPVESVYSDGYCPFVIGKANVLKDGKDIAIIATGETVIEAVRAAEILSKDNKNARVIDMHTIKPLDESVILQAAEECGAILTAEEHSLNGGLGEAVAHVLIQNKHVPMKILGFPDESLVSGNSKELFEYYGLNSDGIVSQAKRLLNV; from the coding sequence ATGGAAAAGGTACCCAACAGAAAAAGCTTTACTGATACACTTCTTGAACTTGCAAAAAAGGATAGAAATATAATTGCAGTTGCAACTGATTCGCGTGGATCTGTAACGCTCGGAGATTTTGCAGATCAGCTGCCCCGCCAGTTTGTGGAATGCGGCATTGCTGAACAGGATGCCGTCGGCATATCAGCAGGCCTTGCAACCTGTGGCAAAAAGCCTTATGTATGCGCTCCCGCAAGCTTTTTATCAACAAGAAGCCTTGATCAGATTAAGGTCGATGTTGCCTACAGCCATACGAATGTTAAAGTTATAGGCATAAGTGGTGGTATAAGTTACGGAGCTCTTGGAATGTCTCATCATTCGCTTCAGGACATCGCAGTTATGAGGGCGATACCCGGCATAACAATTATTCTCCCTTCTGACAAATTTCAAACAAGGGAAATGACAAAGGCTTTAGTTGATTTTGATGGACCCGTATATGTCAGAATGGGCAGGGGACCAGTTGAAAGTGTATATTCTGATGGTTATTGCCCATTCGTTATTGGAAAAGCAAATGTTTTGAAAGATGGAAAAGATATAGCGATAATAGCCACCGGCGAAACGGTTATCGAAGCTGTAAGAGCGGCTGAAATTTTAAGTAAAGATAATAAAAATGCTCGCGTTATTGATATGCATACGATTAAACCTTTAGATGAAAGCGTGATATTACAGGCTGCTGAAGAATGCGGAGCGATTTTAACTGCAGAAGAACACAGCCTAAATGGAGGACTTGGTGAAGCAGTCGCCCACGTCCTGATTCAGAACAAACATGTGCCAATGAAGATTTTGGGATTCCCGGACGAGTCACTCGTATCAGGCAATTCTAAAGAATTATTCGAATATTACGGGCTTAATAGTGACGGAATAGTATCTCAAGCAAAAAGGCTTTTAAATGTGTAG
- a CDS encoding transketolase yields the protein MPNIKELQAKAIAVRKELLQTIYIGGTGHTGGALSSTDLLVGLFYYKMKHDPKNPLWDERDRFLLSKGHSVEGYYTILADCGYFPKEELKTFSKFKSRLIGHPSTKVPGVEMNTGSLGHGLPVGVGMAIAFKMDNKDNKVYVLMGDGEQAEGSIWEAAMAASNYKLDNIVGIVDRNHLQISGNTEDVMKLEDFSAKWTAFGWDVQQINGNNMDEIIKAYDSVCTKNGKPHLIIANTIKGKGVSFMENVAKWHHGVPTEEQLKVALEELDCQLKELM from the coding sequence ATGCCTAACATTAAAGAACTTCAAGCTAAAGCAATAGCGGTACGCAAAGAATTGCTTCAGACGATTTATATTGGTGGAACTGGTCACACAGGAGGGGCGCTTTCCTCGACCGATCTTCTGGTAGGTTTGTTCTACTATAAAATGAAGCATGACCCTAAAAACCCTTTGTGGGATGAAAGAGACCGTTTTTTGCTTAGTAAGGGTCATAGTGTAGAAGGTTATTATACGATTTTGGCAGACTGCGGATATTTTCCTAAAGAGGAACTGAAGACATTCAGCAAATTCAAATCAAGATTGATCGGACACCCCAGCACAAAGGTGCCAGGTGTAGAAATGAATACCGGTTCACTTGGGCACGGATTGCCTGTAGGCGTCGGTATGGCTATTGCTTTTAAAATGGATAATAAGGATAACAAAGTGTACGTTTTAATGGGTGATGGTGAGCAGGCTGAAGGTTCTATTTGGGAAGCTGCTATGGCTGCGTCAAATTATAAGTTAGACAACATTGTGGGAATTGTTGATAGGAACCATCTTCAGATAAGCGGAAATACCGAAGATGTTATGAAGCTTGAGGATTTTTCTGCAAAATGGACCGCATTCGGCTGGGATGTGCAGCAGATTAACGGCAATAATATGGATGAAATAATTAAAGCTTATGATTCTGTATGTACTAAAAACGGAAAGCCTCATCTTATAATAGCTAACACTATTAAGGGCAAAGGCGTTTCCTTTATGGAAAACGTTGCTAAATGGCATCATGGCGTTCCGACTGAAGAGCAACTCAAAGTGGCTTTAGAAGAGCTGGACTGCCAGTTGAAGGAGTTGATGTAA
- a CDS encoding TIM barrel protein — protein sequence MSFQFFKRAIDLTRVMGVEVMGTPIGGMSYEDARDNSTRQRLYETALDYIKKLAAYGKEKGLKEIQIEATPLITEFPHDPETSVKLMEDLEGKTDIPVRLLIDWGHALFKPLLKEKADMELWLKSCSLYVSAIHLQQTDGQWDRHWDFTKPGILSTGVVKEVTKNCDMEHIVQYLEVVTIFEDSDEAVYSGMKQSMDMLHKVFDS from the coding sequence ATATCCTTTCAGTTTTTTAAAAGAGCGATCGACTTAACAAGGGTTATGGGTGTTGAAGTGATGGGAACCCCTATTGGAGGAATGTCATATGAAGACGCCAGAGACAACAGTACAAGGCAAAGGCTGTATGAGACGGCGCTAGATTATATTAAAAAACTTGCGGCATATGGCAAAGAAAAAGGGCTTAAAGAAATTCAGATTGAAGCAACTCCCTTAATAACCGAATTTCCTCATGATCCGGAAACGTCAGTAAAGCTTATGGAGGATTTAGAAGGGAAAACCGATATACCGGTACGGTTGTTAATAGATTGGGGACATGCATTGTTTAAGCCCTTGCTTAAGGAAAAGGCGGATATGGAATTGTGGCTTAAATCTTGTTCACTTTATGTTTCTGCCATTCATCTTCAGCAGACGGATGGACAATGGGATAGACACTGGGATTTCACTAAACCTGGGATTCTTTCAACTGGGGTAGTAAAAGAAGTTACGAAAAATTGTGATATGGAGCATATTGTTCAATATCTTGAAGTTGTGACAATATTCGAAGATTCTGATGAAGCTGTTTACAGTGGCATGAAGCAATCGATGGATATGCTTCATAAAGTATTTGATAGTTAA
- a CDS encoding cyclase family protein, translating into MNINFEKVVELSHEMLPGKEPFDLKVHLFDVDALGERGEPHSPGVWYVAADVAFSTHCGTHIEFPLHHWKGGDDAMHFPLSKTIGEAVVLDFTNKKAGDSITLDEIKAKADQVKEGDIVFIRTDLDKKWRTEDWEPFPYFECDALEWLLDNKKIKVVGSDATSIENPHIEDQPNHTACFKRGVAIVESLTNLSKLENGRALVFILPLPIEGIEACPVRIIAVNNGGITA; encoded by the coding sequence ATGAATATTAATTTCGAAAAAGTTGTTGAATTAAGCCACGAAATGTTGCCCGGAAAAGAACCGTTTGATCTGAAAGTTCATCTGTTTGATGTTGATGCATTAGGGGAAAGAGGTGAGCCGCATAGCCCAGGTGTGTGGTATGTTGCGGCTGACGTAGCATTTTCGACTCATTGTGGAACTCATATTGAATTCCCACTTCATCACTGGAAGGGCGGAGACGATGCTATGCATTTTCCGCTGAGTAAAACTATAGGCGAAGCAGTTGTACTTGATTTTACAAACAAAAAGGCTGGCGACAGCATAACGCTTGATGAAATTAAAGCAAAGGCTGATCAGGTAAAAGAAGGAGATATAGTTTTTATCCGTACAGATTTAGATAAAAAGTGGAGGACCGAAGATTGGGAGCCTTTCCCGTATTTTGAATGTGATGCTCTAGAGTGGCTTCTGGATAATAAGAAGATAAAAGTTGTAGGGTCAGACGCTACCTCTATCGAAAATCCCCATATTGAGGATCAGCCTAATCATACGGCCTGCTTTAAACGCGGAGTAGCTATAGTTGAGTCTTTGACCAATCTATCTAAGCTTGAGAACGGTCGTGCCCTAGTATTTATACTTCCGTTGCCTATTGAGGGGATTGAGGCTTGCCCGGTTAGAATAATTGCTGTTAATAACGGGGGAATAACTGCTTAA